The proteins below come from a single Benincasa hispida cultivar B227 chromosome 4, ASM972705v1, whole genome shotgun sequence genomic window:
- the LOC120076888 gene encoding COBW domain-containing protein 1 isoform X2, with protein sequence MEDEKDPPLAVEIGETITAVGRYEDDSVSVGVTVITGYLGAGKSTLVNYILNSQHGKRIAVILNEFGEEIGVERAMINEGDGGALVEEWVELANGCICCTVKHSLVQALEQLVQRKERLDHILLETTGLANPAPLASVLWLDDQLESSIKLDSIITVVDAKNLRFQLNEHRSSSSFPEAFHQIAFAVDLVSSECGDGALEDLEYEIRNINSLAKIVHSVRCQVNLSLILNCNSYNSDNTAHLEALLKETRSLSTRDLHDTGVRTLCISNHGKVDLDKVHCWLEEILWEKKGGMDVYRCKGVLSIKNSDQLHTLQAVRELYEIVPTRQWNNGESQMNKIVFIGRNLNEDVLSETFRACAVS encoded by the exons ATGGAAGATGAAAAAGATCCACCACTCGCTGTCGAGATTGGCGAAACGATTACGGCTGTTGGGCGATATGAGGATGATAGTGTTTCTGTTGGAGTTACAGTTATCACTGgatatcttggagctggaaaaTCCACC CTGGTTAATTACATATTGAACTCGCAACATGGCAAGAGAATCGCTGTAATATTGAACGAGTTTGGGGAGGAAATTGGTGTTGAGAGAGCAATGATAAATGAAGGTGATGGTGGGGCGCTGGTTGAGGAATGGGTTGAATTAGCAAACGGATGTATTTGTTGCACTGTCAAGCATAGCCTGGTTCAAGCCTTGGAGCAACTTGTGCAGAGAAAAGAAAG GCTCGATCATATTTTGTTGGAAACTACGGGGTTAGCCAATCCTGCTCCACTTGCTTCAGTACTTTGGCTGGACGATCAATTGGAATCGTCAATCAAGCTCGATTCAATTATTACC GTTGTGGATGCTAAAAATCTTCGTTTTCAATTAAATGAGCACCGAAGTTCATCGTCCTTTCCCGAAGCATTTCATCAAATTGCATTTGCG GTCGACCTGGTCTCTTCAGAATGTGGTGATGGTGCATTGGAGGACCTGGAGTATGAAATACGCAACATCAACTCCCTTGCCAAAATTGTTCACTCTGTTCGGTGTCAAGTCAACCTGTCTCTGATACTAAACTGCAATTCCTATAATTCTGAT AATACAGCTCATTTAGAAGCATTGTTGAAAGAAACTCGTTCTTTATCAACTAGAGATCTTCATGATACTGGTGTTCGAACCTTGTGCATTAGCAATCACGGCAAAGTTGACCTTGATAAG GTTCATTGTTGGCTTGAGGAGATACTTTGGGAGAAAAAAGGTGGCATGGATGTCTATCGCTGCAAAGGAGTTTTAAGCATAAAAAATTCTGATCAACTACATACATTGCAG GCAGTGAGGGAATTATACGAGATCGTTCCTACTCGCCAATGGAACAATGGAGAAAGTCAGATGAACAAGATAGTCTTCATAG GTCGTAATCTGAACGAGGATGTTCTCAGCGAAACCTTTAGAGCATGTGCTGTCTCCTAA
- the LOC120076888 gene encoding COBW domain-containing protein 1 isoform X1, which yields MEDEKDPPLAVEIGETITAVGRYEDDSVSVGVTVITGYLGAGKSTLVNYILNSQHGKRIAVILNEFGEEIGVERAMINEGDGGALVEEWVELANGCICCTVKHSLVQALEQLVQRKERLDHILLETTGLANPAPLASVLWLDDQLESSIKLDSIITVVDAKNLRFQLNEHRSSSSFPEAFHQIAFADTIILNKVDLVSSECGDGALEDLEYEIRNINSLAKIVHSVRCQVNLSLILNCNSYNSDNTAHLEALLKETRSLSTRDLHDTGVRTLCISNHGKVDLDKVHCWLEEILWEKKGGMDVYRCKGVLSIKNSDQLHTLQAVRELYEIVPTRQWNNGESQMNKIVFIGRNLNEDVLSETFRACAVS from the exons ATGGAAGATGAAAAAGATCCACCACTCGCTGTCGAGATTGGCGAAACGATTACGGCTGTTGGGCGATATGAGGATGATAGTGTTTCTGTTGGAGTTACAGTTATCACTGgatatcttggagctggaaaaTCCACC CTGGTTAATTACATATTGAACTCGCAACATGGCAAGAGAATCGCTGTAATATTGAACGAGTTTGGGGAGGAAATTGGTGTTGAGAGAGCAATGATAAATGAAGGTGATGGTGGGGCGCTGGTTGAGGAATGGGTTGAATTAGCAAACGGATGTATTTGTTGCACTGTCAAGCATAGCCTGGTTCAAGCCTTGGAGCAACTTGTGCAGAGAAAAGAAAG GCTCGATCATATTTTGTTGGAAACTACGGGGTTAGCCAATCCTGCTCCACTTGCTTCAGTACTTTGGCTGGACGATCAATTGGAATCGTCAATCAAGCTCGATTCAATTATTACC GTTGTGGATGCTAAAAATCTTCGTTTTCAATTAAATGAGCACCGAAGTTCATCGTCCTTTCCCGAAGCATTTCATCAAATTGCATTTGCG GATACTATTATTCTTAACAAGGTCGACCTGGTCTCTTCAGAATGTGGTGATGGTGCATTGGAGGACCTGGAGTATGAAATACGCAACATCAACTCCCTTGCCAAAATTGTTCACTCTGTTCGGTGTCAAGTCAACCTGTCTCTGATACTAAACTGCAATTCCTATAATTCTGAT AATACAGCTCATTTAGAAGCATTGTTGAAAGAAACTCGTTCTTTATCAACTAGAGATCTTCATGATACTGGTGTTCGAACCTTGTGCATTAGCAATCACGGCAAAGTTGACCTTGATAAG GTTCATTGTTGGCTTGAGGAGATACTTTGGGAGAAAAAAGGTGGCATGGATGTCTATCGCTGCAAAGGAGTTTTAAGCATAAAAAATTCTGATCAACTACATACATTGCAG GCAGTGAGGGAATTATACGAGATCGTTCCTACTCGCCAATGGAACAATGGAGAAAGTCAGATGAACAAGATAGTCTTCATAG GTCGTAATCTGAACGAGGATGTTCTCAGCGAAACCTTTAGAGCATGTGCTGTCTCCTAA